Below is a window of Ralstonia nicotianae DNA.
TTCGGGTACGGACCACTTGAATATCGAATCTGCGCAAGCTTGGGCATCGCGCTACACTGGTCGACTCGATCACGCCGCCTGGCGGTCCTGTCCCCCCGATTTCCATGACCACGTCTGCCCCCGTGCTCGCCCAGTCGCATGCGCTGGATGCCGAGCAGCAAGCCTTTTTCCATCGGCACGGCTACCTGATCCTGCGCGCGCTGGCCGGCCCGTCCGAATGCGCGGCGCTGCTGGCTGCCGCCCGCGCCGCGCTGGACGCTGCGGTGCCGCCGGTCGAGCTGGAGGCCGATGTCGGCTATGCGGGCGCGCCCGCCTCGCGCGATGCCGTGGGTGGCCGGACGGTGCGTCGCCTGCTCGATGCCGATTCGCGCGGCACGCCGTTCACCGATTGGGCCCGCGATGCGCGCGTGGCCACCCCGATCGCCCAGCTGATCGGCGCGCCGGTGCACCTGTCCCTCGCCCATCACAACTGCGTGATGACCAAGCACCCGGCGTTCGGCACCGCCACGCACTGGCACCGCGACAGCCGCTACTGGTCGTTCGCGCGCAACGAGCTGGTGTCGGCCTGGCTGGCGCTGGTGGAGGAAACGGTGGACAACGGCTGCCTGTGGGTCATTCCCGGCAGCCACACGCTCGACCTGCCGGCCGGGCGCTTCGACGACAAGCTGTTCTTGCGCCAGGACCTGCCGGAGAACCGCGCGCTGATCGACACCGCGCGCCCCGTACCGCTGCTGCCCGGCGACGTGCTGCTCTTCCACTGCAACACGTTCCACGCCGCGCGCGCGAATCAGACGGGCGCCATTAAGTTCTCGCTGGTCACGACCTATTATGGAACGGACAACAC
It encodes the following:
- a CDS encoding phytanoyl-CoA dioxygenase family protein — encoded protein: MTTSAPVLAQSHALDAEQQAFFHRHGYLILRALAGPSECAALLAAARAALDAAVPPVELEADVGYAGAPASRDAVGGRTVRRLLDADSRGTPFTDWARDARVATPIAQLIGAPVHLSLAHHNCVMTKHPAFGTATHWHRDSRYWSFARNELVSAWLALVEETVDNGCLWVIPGSHTLDLPAGRFDDKLFLRQDLPENRALIDTARPVPLLPGDVLLFHCNTFHAARANQTGAIKFSLVTTYYGTDNTPLPGTRSSARPDPLVG